A region of Toxotes jaculatrix isolate fToxJac2 chromosome 23, fToxJac2.pri, whole genome shotgun sequence DNA encodes the following proteins:
- the LOC121176909 gene encoding equilibrative nucleoside transporter 2 — MKGRTDAPLDRGCLVGISFFILGLGTLLPWNFFMTASLYFQSRLSTVESGNGTEVVLEQNYFNNWMTLLSQLPLLLFTLLNSFLYQRISEMIRIGGSLVFILLLFILTAALVKVPMEGNLFFSVTLATVWFINSFGAVLQGSLFGLVGLLPQKYSTIFMSGQGLAGTFAAIAMLLAIASDADSETAALGYFITPCVGTVVTLCSYLLLPRLDFAQYYLKKSSKYEAGTTDELLQECTTENGKLNGHANGSVPSSTTKDSSPDDIEVESSLDGTRQAFLPQEQVERKQAKASVKEVFKKIWVMAFCVTFVFTVTLSVFPAVTADVRTSFPGKWERFFISVCCFLMFNINDWLGRTITTFIRWPRKESRLFPVLVVCRVVFIPLLMLCNVQPRSFLPVYFPNDAVFTAIMVVFSLSSGYFVCLSMSYAPQLVEPKDAETAGALMTFFLALGLSLGAALSFPLRTLV; from the exons ATGAAGGGACGAACAGATGCTCCTCTAGACCG GGGCTGCTTGGTGGGAATCAGTTTCTTCATTCTGGGCCTGGGAACACTGCTACCATGGAACTTCTTCATGACTGCTTCATTG TATTTCCAAAGTCGTCTAAGCACGGTAGAATCGGGCAACGGCACAGAGGTGGTCCTCGAACAGAACTACTTCAACAACTGGATGACCCTGCTGTCCCAGCTGCCCCTGCTGCTGTTCACCCTGCTCAACTCCTTCCTGTACCAGAG GATATCAGAGATGATACGTATCGGAGGTAGCCTCGTTTTTATACTGCTGCTGTTCATCCTCACAGCAGCGCTGGTCAAAGTGCCGATGGAGGGAaacctcttcttctctgttacCTTGGCGACGGTCTGGTTCATCAACT CGTTCGGTGCCGTGCTGCAGGGCAGTCTGTTTGGCCTGGTGGGTCTGCTGCCCCAGAAGTACAGCACCATCTTCATGAGCGGCCAGGGCCTCGCCGGGACCTTCGCTGCCATCGCCATGCTGCTTGCCATAGCCA GTGATGCTGACTCTGAGACAGCAGCATTGGGTTACTTCATCACACCGTGTGTGGGGACAGTGGTCACGCTCTGTAGCTACCTGCTCCTGCCTCGCCTG GACTTTGCCCAGTATTAtctgaagaaaagcagcaagtaTGAGGCAGGCACCACAGACGAGCTGCTGCAAG AGTGCACCACAGAGAACGGCAAATTGAACGGCCATGCTAATGGATCAGTGCCCAGCAGCACAACCAAAGACAGCAGTCCAGATGACATCGAGGTGGAGTCCAGCTTAGACGGGACCAGGCAGGCCTTCCTGCcacaggagcaggtggagaggaAACAAGCCAAAGCCTCGGTCAAAGAGGTGTTCAAAAAG ATCTGGGTGATGGCGTTCTGTGTGACGTTTGTGTTCACAGTCACCCTGTCCGTCTTCCCCGCCGTCACcgcagatgtcagaacatcatTCCCAGGAAAATGGG AGCGCTTCTTTATCTCGGTCTGCTGCTTCTTGATGTTCAACATCAACGACTGGCTCGGCCGGACCATCACCACCTTCATACGCTGG CCTCGGAAAGAGTCTCGTCTGTTCCCGGTGCTGGTCGTGTGCAGGGTGGTGTTCATCCCTCTGCTCATGCTCTGTAACGTCCAGCCTCGCAGCTTCCTTCCCGTCTACTTCCCCAACGATGCCGTTTTCACTGCTATCATGgttgtcttttctctgtccagTGGCTACTTTGTCTGCCTTTCCATGTCCTACGCACCACA GTTAGTGGAGCCTAAGGATGCCGAGACCGCAGGAGCTCTGATGACCTTCTTTTTGGCCCTGGGTCTGTCCCTGGGAGCGGCCCTGTCCTTCCCTCTGAGAACTCTGGTgtag